A single genomic interval of Nonomuraea rubra harbors:
- a CDS encoding class I SAM-dependent methyltransferase, which produces MFTVQDEIYRYNEERWEALVEADALFTRPMLDLDEEQARAYLGLERLGLSGDLTGRKVLCLAGGGGQQSVAFALLGADVTVFDISSGQLERDRSAAEHYGTTVRTVQGDMRDLSALEGSSFELVWHPYSLTFVPDCRIVFREVAKVVGTGGHYYLMCANPFFSGLTHHSWNGTGYLLTQPYTDETATSYPDQDWVYEPSAHRIQEPREYRQTLSRMTNSLIQEGFVLTFLSEVRGDYPGAEPGSWAHFTGVAPPWLESVWRYRPGAL; this is translated from the coding sequence GTGTTCACCGTGCAGGACGAGATCTACCGCTACAACGAGGAACGCTGGGAAGCCCTCGTGGAGGCGGACGCGTTGTTCACCCGTCCCATGCTCGACCTGGACGAGGAGCAGGCCCGGGCCTATCTCGGCCTGGAACGGCTCGGCCTCTCCGGCGACCTCACGGGCCGGAAGGTGCTCTGCCTGGCGGGAGGAGGCGGCCAGCAGTCGGTGGCCTTCGCCCTGCTCGGGGCCGACGTGACGGTCTTCGACATCTCCTCGGGGCAGCTGGAGCGGGACCGCTCGGCCGCCGAGCACTACGGCACCACGGTCCGCACGGTCCAGGGGGACATGCGGGACCTGTCGGCCCTCGAAGGTTCCTCGTTCGAGCTGGTCTGGCATCCGTACTCGCTGACCTTCGTCCCCGACTGCCGGATCGTGTTCCGCGAGGTCGCGAAGGTCGTCGGAACGGGCGGCCACTACTACCTGATGTGCGCCAACCCGTTCTTCTCGGGGCTCACCCACCATTCCTGGAACGGCACCGGATACCTGCTCACCCAGCCCTACACGGACGAGACCGCGACCTCCTATCCCGACCAGGACTGGGTCTACGAGCCGTCCGCCCATCGCATCCAGGAGCCCAGGGAGTACCGGCAGACGTTGAGCCGGATGACGAACAGCTTGATCCAGGAAGGCTTCGTGCTGACGTTCCTGTCGGAAGTGCGCGGCGACTATCCGGGCGCGGAGCCGGGCAGCTGGGCGCACTTCACGGGGGTCGCCCCGCCGTGGCTGGAGTCCGTCTGGCGGTACCGGCCCGGCGCCCTCTGA
- a CDS encoding phosphotransferase enzyme family protein, with amino-acid sequence MQASEVQRAVSAARSVASSLGLPADDAVVLQDSNKLTLRLLPCDVLARVSPAAHQVAQFEVRLAQQLAGSGCPVAVLEPRVEPRVYGRDGFEVTLWTYYEPVAPGEISPAGYADALKRLHAGMRAVEVPTPHFTDRAAEAEALVASRERSPALADADRELLGDTLRRLRAVIGARGAPEQVLHGEPHPGNVLTTKNGLLFIDFETCCRGPVEFDLAHAPEEVGEHYPDADQDLLRECRTLMLAMITAWRWDRDDQLPDGRRLGVEWLAQLRAAVDRNGSDARG; translated from the coding sequence ATGCAGGCGTCAGAGGTCCAGCGTGCGGTGTCCGCGGCCAGGTCGGTCGCCTCGTCACTCGGTCTGCCGGCCGACGACGCGGTCGTGCTGCAGGACTCGAACAAGCTCACCCTGCGGCTGCTGCCCTGTGACGTCCTGGCGCGGGTGTCGCCCGCGGCGCATCAGGTCGCGCAGTTCGAGGTCCGGCTCGCTCAGCAGCTCGCCGGCTCCGGGTGTCCTGTGGCCGTTCTGGAGCCGCGGGTGGAGCCACGCGTTTACGGGCGTGATGGCTTCGAGGTCACGCTGTGGACGTACTACGAACCCGTGGCACCCGGAGAGATCTCACCGGCCGGTTACGCCGACGCGCTCAAGCGGCTGCACGCCGGCATGCGAGCGGTCGAGGTCCCGACGCCGCACTTCACGGATCGGGCCGCGGAGGCGGAGGCGCTCGTGGCGAGCCGCGAACGTTCGCCGGCGCTCGCCGACGCGGACCGGGAGCTGCTCGGCGACACGTTACGGCGCCTGAGAGCTGTGATCGGTGCGCGTGGCGCCCCCGAGCAGGTGCTGCACGGCGAGCCGCACCCGGGGAACGTGCTCACCACGAAGAACGGGCTGCTGTTCATCGACTTCGAGACGTGCTGCCGCGGGCCGGTCGAATTCGACCTCGCCCATGCGCCCGAAGAGGTCGGCGAGCACTATCCGGATGCCGATCAGGACCTGCTGCGCGAGTGCCGGACTCTCATGCTGGCGATGATCACAGCGTGGCGCTGGGATCGAGACGACCAGCTTCCGGACGGGCGGCGGCTGGGTGTGGAGTGGCTCGCCCAGCTCCGGGCGGCGGTCGATCGAAACGGGTCGGACGCCCGCGGCTGA